GGAACTCGTGCCCCATCGGCACCGGCCCCTCGGCGGCCGTCAGGGAGTGGTACGGGTGCAGGTCGCTGCCGCACACGCAGGAACGCAGCACGCGGACGATCGCGTCGGTGGGCTGCTCGATGACCGGGTCCGTGGCGTCCTGGACGCGGACGTCGCCTGCTTCGTACATGAAGGTGGCCCGCATGGGACAACTCGCTCTCTAATCAGGGGTGTTCGCCGCTCCGCCGCCCTGACTGGCGGTGCCGGGGCGCGGCTCTCTCTGCCCCGGCGCCCGGTGCTGCTCGCCCGTGCCGCCGGACGGGTCAGTGGCGACGGGTGCGCGGGGCGTTGTACTGCTCGTCGGTGATGTGCTCGAGCCAACTCGTCTCGGGCCGGTCGTCGCCCGGCGCGGTGCCCTCCCAGAGGGCGAGGTGCTGCATGAAGCGGTCCTCGGTGGCGCCGTGCCAGTGCTCCTCACCGGGCGGGCAGGTCACCGTCTCGCCGGGGTGGGCCTCGTACACGACGCCGTCGCGGGTGCCGATCAGGGCGACACCGGCGGTGACGTGGAGTGTCTGGCCGACGGCGTGGTGGTGCCAGGCGGTGCGGGCGCCGGGCGCGAAGCGCACCATGTTGGCCCGGATGCGGGAGGGCTCCTGACCGGCGTGGACGACGTCGAACCAGACGTCCCCCGCGAAGCAGTCGGCGGGTCCCTTGCCGGTGGGCACGGGCTTGACGAATCTCATGCGGTTCTCTCCTCGGAGTGGGTGGAGCCGGCCGGGTCAGGCGTGCGGGCGGTCACGGGCGCACCAGCGTCTTCAGGGCCTCGCGGTCGTTCATGGCGCGGTAGCCGTCGGCGATGTCCTCCAGGGCGACGGTGCGGTCGAAGACGCGTCCCGGCGCGATGGCACCGTCGAGGATGTGCGGCATCAGCTCCTCGATGTACGCGCGGGCCGGGGCGACCCCGCCGGTGAGGGTGATGTTGCGCAGGAAGTCGGCGAAGCCGAACGGCACGTCGGTGAACTGCGGCGCGCCGACGCGGCTGACGGTGCCGCCGTCGCGGACCACGCCGAAGCCCTGCACCAGCGCGTCCTTCAGGCCGACGCACTCCAGGACCCTGCGGGTGCCCTCGCCGCCGGTCAGCTCGCGGACCCGGGCGACGCCCTCGTCGCCGCGTTCGGCGACGACGTCGGTGGCGCCGAACGTCAGGCCCAGGTCGGTACGGGAGCGGTGGCGGCCCATCAAAATGATCCGCTCGGCGCCCAGCAGCCTGGCGGAGATCACGGCGGAGAGGCCGACCGCGCCGTCCCCGATGACGGTGACCGTGTCACCGCGGCCGACGCCCGCGGTGCGGGCCGCGTGGTAGCCGGTGCACAGCACGTCCGACAGGGTCAGCAGGTCGGGCAGCAGCTCGGAGTCCTCCGCGACGGGCAGCTTCACCAGCGTTCCGTCGGCGAGCGGCACCCGGGCGGCCTGCCCCTGCCCGCCGTCGACTCCGTCCACGCCCCACTGGCCGCCGTGCGGGCAGGAGGTCTGCAGGCCCTCGCGGCAGTAGGCGCAGGTGTTGTCGGCCCAGACGAACGGGGCGACGGCCACGTCGCCGCGCTTGAGGGTGCGCACGTCGGCGCCGGTGTCCTCGACGACGCCGAGGAACTCGTGGCCCATGTGACGGGGCGTGTCGGTGGGCGCGAGCGACTTGTAGGGCCACAGGTCGCTGCCGCACACGCAGGACAGCACGATCCGCACGACCGCGTCGGTGGGCTGCTGGATCGTCGGGTCGGCGACGTCTTCGACGCGCACGTCTTCAGCCGCGTACATCAGAGTGGCTCGCACGGCGGTGCTCCTTGACGGGGGAGGGGGCGGGGCGGTTCAGCGCGGTTCGAGACGGAGGGTGGAGGCGCGGGCCCGGTCGGTCAGGACGTGCTCGACGATGCTGGTGTACCGGCCGTACTTCTCCCGGTACGCGGCGTCGACGTCCCCGTACTCGTCCGGGTCGGCGTCGCGGAAGGCGACGTCGGCCCGGACACCGCCGGCCGCCACCCGCCCTCGGTCACGGGAGCGGGCACCCCGGTACCAGGGGCCGTCGACGCCCTTGACCGAGCGGACGTAGAGCCGGTCACCGGCCCGCACCACCCACATCGTCACGGGGGCGCGGAGCGTGCCGTCGCCGCGCTCGGACTCCAGGGCGAGTTCCTCCGCCGCGCCGATGCCGTTCAGGTCGGAGTCGTTCCAGCTGGTCATGGGGGTCACCTTCGGTGGACGGGAGTGCGACGGCACTCCGTGGGCGGGGGAGGGCGTCAGGCTTCCGGGATGGCGCGGCCGAAGTCCGCGAGGGTGACGGCGGTCGGCTCGGGCCCGCCGCGGTGGCCGGTCTCCAGCGCGTCGAGGGCGGCCAGCTCGTCCGCGGTCAGCGTGAAGTCGAAGACGTCGATGTTCTCGGCGATGCGCTCCCGCTTGGTCGACTTCGGGATGACCGAGCGGCCCTGCTGGAGCCCCCACCGCAGCAGCACCTGGGCCGGGCTCTTGCCGTGCGCCTCGGCGATCCGGGTGACGGCCGGGTCCGCCAGGACGCTCCTGCGGTGCTCGCCGTAGCCCGGGTAGAAGGTGATGCCGCCGATGGGGGACCACGCCTGGTTGAGGATGCCGTGGGCGTCGTCGAAGTCGAGGACCGCGCGCTGCTGGAAGTAGGGGTGGATCTCCAGCTGGTTGACGGCCGGGACGACGGTGGTGGCGTCGAGCAGGGCGGTCAGGTGGTCGACCATGAAGTTGCTGACGCCGATCGCGCGGACCCTGCCGTCGGCGAGGAGCTTCTCCAGGGCGCGGTAGGCGTCGAGCGTCCGGTCGAACTCCGACGGCAGCGCCTGGTGGAGGATGAGCAGGTCGATACGGTCGAGGCCGAGCTTGGCGGCGCTCTTGTCGAAGCCGTGCAGGGTCTCGTCGTAGCCGTAGTCGCTGATCCAGATCTTCGTCTCGACGAAGACGTCCTCGCGGGGCACCCCGGAGTCGCGCAGCGCCTCGCCGACCTCGCGTTCGTTGCCGTAGGCGGCGGCGGTGTCGATGTGCCGGTACCCGAGGTCGAGGGCGGCCGTGACGGCGGCCTTGGTCTCGTCCGGCGGGGTCTGGAAGACCCCGAGCCCGAGGGCGGGCATCTCGACGCCGTTGTTGAGGGTGAGGGTCTGCATCGGAGGGCCTTTCTCGTCCTTGTGCGTCCTGGTAGGTGATCGCCGTGCCCGCGGGTCCGGGTGGTCCCGTGGAGCTGCTCCGTCCGGGGGAACGGCGGACCGCCCGCGGCGGCGTCCGGTGGCGGTCCCGCCCCGCGAACCGTGCGGGCACGGTGCCTCCTCGCGTCGGCGGCCGGCGGTCCTGACCCGGTCCCGGGCCGCCAGTCTCCGGCTCTCCCCAGGTAACTGCATGTCGGAGGCGGTGTGGGAGTCACTGATCTTCCAGGTACTGGCAGTACCTCGCAGGCTCGCCCCGGCGGACCTACGGTGGAGAGGCCGCCGTCACGCGCGGCCGACCGGAAGGAGCCCTTGTGCCCGAGAACCCGGTGACGCCGCCGGACCCACGGCCGAGCCGGTGCCGGGGACACCGCCCCGAGGACGCCCCGCCCACCGCCGCACGGCCCCGGCCGGACACGAGCCCGCCCCGCACCTGCCCCGTCCCCGCCCGCACCCGCCCGCTCCCGGCCGAGTCCGATCCGGGCGTGGCCGAGTCCGATCCGGGCGTGGCCCACGACGACACCAGGACCTGAGCATGGCCGACGACATCAAGAAGGACGTGGCCGCCGAGGTGCGCGAGTTCCTGAGCACCCGGCGCGCCCGGATCACCCCGCGGCAGGCCGGGCTCCCCTTCCACGGCGGGAACCGGCGCGTCGCGGGGCTGCGCCGGGAGGAGGTCGCCCTGCTCGCGGGGATGAGCGTGGACTACTACGTCCGGCTGGAGCGCGGGAACCTCGGCGGCGCGTCGGACTCCGTTCTCGAAGCCCTCGCACACGCCCTGCGACTCGACGAGGCCGAGCGCACCCACCTCTACGACCTCGCCCGCGCGGCCACACCGTCCGGACGGCGGCCCACCGCGACCTCGTCACGGATCAGGCCGACGATCATGCGCCTGCTCGACTCCATGCCCGAGGTGCCGGCCTACGTCCGCAACGCCCGCTTCGACGTCCTGGCCGCCAACACACTCGGCCGGGCCCTGTACGCGCCGGTCTTCGACTCGCCGCTGTTCGCGCAGCGCGGGCCCGTCAACACCGCCCGCTTCATGTTCCTCGACCCCGCGAGCAGGGACTTCTGGTCCGACTGGGACAAGGGGGCCGACGACGCGGTCGCCTTCCTGCGCACCGAGACGGGACGCTCGCCCCACGACCGGCTCCTGACCGATCTGGTCGGCGAACTGACCACGCGCAGCGACGACTTCGCGCGGCGCTGGGCCCGGCACGACGTGAAGTTCCACCGCTCGGGGGTGAAGCGGCTCCACCACCCGCTCGTCGGCGAACTCGCGCTGCCCTACGAGGCGATGGAGCTGCCGTCCGACCCGGGCCTGCGGCTGAACTTCTACACCCCCGAACCGGACTCCCCGGAGCGGCAGGCGCTCGGCCTGTTGGCCAGCTGGACCGGTGCGGGCACCGCCGTCCCCGCGGTGGACGACTGACCACCACACGATCGAGGAGAACCCCCCGCCATGCAGTACCGACCGCTCGGCCGCACCGGAGTCCAGGTCAGCCCGCTCTGCCTGGGCGCGATGATGTTCGGACCCTGGGGCAACCAGGACGAGGCCGACTCCGTCCGGGTCATCCACCGCGCCCTCGACGCGGGCGTCAACTTCGTCGACACCGCCGACGTCTACTCCGC
The sequence above is a segment of the Streptomyces griseoviridis genome. Coding sequences within it:
- a CDS encoding (R)-mandelonitrile lyase → MRFVKPVPTGKGPADCFAGDVWFDVVHAGQEPSRIRANMVRFAPGARTAWHHHAVGQTLHVTAGVALIGTRDGVVYEAHPGETVTCPPGEEHWHGATEDRFMQHLALWEGTAPGDDRPETSWLEHITDEQYNAPRTRRH
- a CDS encoding zinc-binding dehydrogenase, producing the protein MRATLMYAAEDVRVEDVADPTIQQPTDAVVRIVLSCVCGSDLWPYKSLAPTDTPRHMGHEFLGVVEDTGADVRTLKRGDVAVAPFVWADNTCAYCREGLQTSCPHGGQWGVDGVDGGQGQAARVPLADGTLVKLPVAEDSELLPDLLTLSDVLCTGYHAARTAGVGRGDTVTVIGDGAVGLSAVISARLLGAERIILMGRHRSRTDLGLTFGATDVVAERGDEGVARVRELTGGEGTRRVLECVGLKDALVQGFGVVRDGGTVSRVGAPQFTDVPFGFADFLRNITLTGGVAPARAYIEELMPHILDGAIAPGRVFDRTVALEDIADGYRAMNDREALKTLVRP
- a CDS encoding DUF2255 family protein; the protein is MTSWNDSDLNGIGAAEELALESERGDGTLRAPVTMWVVRAGDRLYVRSVKGVDGPWYRGARSRDRGRVAAGGVRADVAFRDADPDEYGDVDAAYREKYGRYTSIVEHVLTDRARASTLRLEPR
- a CDS encoding aldo/keto reductase; this encodes MQTLTLNNGVEMPALGLGVFQTPPDETKAAVTAALDLGYRHIDTAAAYGNEREVGEALRDSGVPREDVFVETKIWISDYGYDETLHGFDKSAAKLGLDRIDLLILHQALPSEFDRTLDAYRALEKLLADGRVRAIGVSNFMVDHLTALLDATTVVPAVNQLEIHPYFQQRAVLDFDDAHGILNQAWSPIGGITFYPGYGEHRRSVLADPAVTRIAEAHGKSPAQVLLRWGLQQGRSVIPKSTKRERIAENIDVFDFTLTADELAALDALETGHRGGPEPTAVTLADFGRAIPEA
- a CDS encoding helix-turn-helix transcriptional regulator, which translates into the protein MADDIKKDVAAEVREFLSTRRARITPRQAGLPFHGGNRRVAGLRREEVALLAGMSVDYYVRLERGNLGGASDSVLEALAHALRLDEAERTHLYDLARAATPSGRRPTATSSRIRPTIMRLLDSMPEVPAYVRNARFDVLAANTLGRALYAPVFDSPLFAQRGPVNTARFMFLDPASRDFWSDWDKGADDAVAFLRTETGRSPHDRLLTDLVGELTTRSDDFARRWARHDVKFHRSGVKRLHHPLVGELALPYEAMELPSDPGLRLNFYTPEPDSPERQALGLLASWTGAGTAVPAVDD